One genomic segment of Desulfomicrobium sp. ZS1 includes these proteins:
- a CDS encoding tRNA-binding protein, which translates to MNFEESLGILDIRVGRVVSAQPCAETPKPTYRMVIDFGKYGQRVSYGRFTTHSLDEVIGRLVLAVLNFPPRAMGAVVSEVLVLGVQYPGRDSGEATFVSPAANAKIGSKLF; encoded by the coding sequence GTGAATTTTGAAGAATCCCTGGGAATCCTGGACATCCGCGTGGGACGGGTCGTTTCGGCGCAGCCCTGCGCCGAAACGCCAAAACCCACCTACAGGATGGTCATCGATTTTGGAAAATACGGTCAGCGCGTAAGCTACGGACGCTTCACCACCCATTCCCTGGACGAGGTCATCGGACGGCTGGTGCTTGCGGTGCTCAATTTTCCCCCGCGCGCCATGGGGGCAGTGGTCTCGGAGGTGCTGGTGCTGGGCGTGCAGTATCCGGGCAGGGACAGCGGCGAAGCGACCTTTGTCTCTCCGGCGGCCAACGCCAAAATCGGTAGCAAGCTTTTCTAG
- a CDS encoding LysE family transporter — MLELFTVATITILAVISPGADFAMVSRNSMMMSRRAGVLTAVGISLGVLVHVAYSLLGVGLIISRSAVLFNLVKYLGAAYLIFLGVSMIRVRPAICGTAPRPALSDAGALRTGFLTNATNPKTTLFVVSLFTQVISPRTPLAVQLGYGAFMSLAHLAWFILVACAFSSAPAQRAVASCRHHVERGIGGVLVCLGLTLALASLNQAWSH; from the coding sequence ATGCTCGAACTTTTCACCGTCGCAACCATCACCATTCTGGCCGTCATCAGTCCGGGGGCGGATTTTGCCATGGTCAGCCGCAACAGCATGATGATGTCGCGCCGGGCTGGGGTCCTGACCGCCGTGGGCATCAGCCTGGGCGTGCTGGTGCATGTCGCCTACAGCCTTCTCGGGGTGGGGCTGATCATTTCCCGCTCGGCCGTGCTTTTCAATCTGGTCAAGTACCTGGGAGCGGCGTATCTTATCTTCCTCGGGGTCTCCATGATCCGAGTCCGGCCCGCCATCTGCGGCACCGCACCGCGCCCAGCGCTTTCCGACGCGGGCGCCCTGCGCACAGGCTTTTTGACCAACGCCACCAATCCCAAGACCACGCTCTTCGTGGTCAGCCTGTTCACGCAGGTCATCAGTCCGCGCACCCCGCTCGCGGTCCAGCTCGGCTACGGAGCGTTCATGTCCCTGGCGCACCTGGCGTGGTTCATCCTCGTGGCCTGCGCCTTTTCCTCGGCCCCGGCCCAGCGGGCGGTGGCCTCCTGTCGGCATCATGTAGAGCGAGGCATTGGCGGCGTGCTGGTCTGTCTGGGTCTGACCCTGGCCCTGGCCTCGCTCAACCAGGCCTGGTCCCATTGA
- a CDS encoding GTP-binding protein encodes MAHPAAAGLPCRRRSLREPDSLYGVAMLFDSFLPGNLFTPDGQGMQELFRVILMRTNFVPVLRHVIGWRGLKQVPGPVECWTAKVEGFAGVFGISFGGVVNGPDWVRGTFQLHYFPFPDEELVERCSLQAAALSQSEEYMSRVRDFMSDPKFAALFYIADLTLGVDGDKKALTLGLEGLDRLRLVCEAGVSVMRDGREVVLIEPGGLDADFPAFATARGFFDVLSASLTFTLDQPPVALRHTLAPGFEFRRSISGLVSESAGNDNRLERLTLYYGNGDFQGSDALADLKRDFSRVEHDWAAGMPVPQAFAGSPWWNSNRLQGAASIDKKALGVDGRPPLIVLTGFLGSGKTSFLKHFIEYQTQRSRFVAVIQNEIGAVGLDGKLLDYAVTEIDEGCVCCTLAGSLNRAVKGIMSSFDPDYIIVETTGLANPFNMLEEMEELTDLVRFDSILTVVDAPNAQQTLAEHPIAIDQLRAADIVMLNKQDLVDADRLEAVIKMVKAHNPHAPVFPAVGGKLHPALVLDVDDRPHRAVGGKSHGLHHISHMHEGLWCKSIRLDRPFERERFLESVDRLPASVFRAKGVIEFTDSPQALLFQYVGGRYEISLFPEQSDPDRFLTLIGKGGDPQNAAAAIQALDAS; translated from the coding sequence ATGGCTCATCCGGCGGCGGCAGGTTTGCCCTGCCGCCGCCGGTCATTGCGTGAGCCGGACAGCCTGTACGGAGTTGCCATGCTTTTCGACTCTTTTCTGCCGGGGAATCTGTTCACGCCTGACGGACAGGGCATGCAGGAGCTCTTCAGGGTCATTCTGATGCGCACGAATTTCGTGCCGGTGCTGCGTCACGTCATTGGGTGGCGCGGTCTGAAGCAGGTCCCTGGGCCAGTGGAATGCTGGACCGCCAAGGTCGAGGGCTTTGCTGGCGTGTTCGGGATTTCTTTTGGCGGCGTGGTCAATGGCCCGGATTGGGTCCGGGGCACTTTTCAGCTGCATTATTTTCCCTTTCCGGACGAGGAGCTGGTCGAACGGTGTTCGCTGCAGGCGGCGGCCTTGAGCCAGTCCGAGGAATACATGTCTCGCGTGCGTGATTTTATGTCCGACCCAAAGTTTGCGGCACTTTTTTATATCGCGGACCTGACCCTGGGTGTCGATGGCGACAAGAAGGCCCTGACGCTTGGCCTTGAGGGGCTCGATCGGTTGCGGCTGGTTTGCGAGGCGGGGGTGAGCGTCATGCGCGACGGGCGGGAGGTCGTTTTGATCGAGCCCGGCGGGCTTGATGCGGATTTTCCGGCTTTTGCCACGGCGCGCGGTTTTTTTGATGTTCTGTCGGCCTCCTTGACCTTTACTCTGGATCAGCCCCCGGTGGCCTTGCGCCACACCCTGGCACCCGGTTTTGAATTTCGGCGCTCCATCTCGGGCCTGGTTTCGGAGTCGGCGGGCAATGACAATAGGCTGGAGCGTCTGACGCTGTATTATGGAAACGGTGATTTTCAGGGCAGCGATGCGCTGGCCGATTTGAAGCGCGATTTTTCCCGCGTTGAGCACGACTGGGCGGCCGGCATGCCTGTGCCGCAAGCGTTTGCAGGCAGCCCGTGGTGGAACTCCAACCGACTGCAGGGCGCGGCCAGCATCGACAAGAAAGCCCTGGGCGTAGACGGCAGGCCGCCGCTGATTGTGCTGACGGGCTTTCTGGGTTCAGGAAAGACCAGTTTTTTGAAACATTTCATTGAATACCAGACGCAGCGCAGCCGCTTTGTGGCGGTGATCCAGAACGAGATCGGGGCCGTGGGTCTGGATGGTAAACTGCTGGATTATGCCGTGACTGAGATAGACGAAGGCTGTGTCTGCTGCACCCTGGCCGGCAGCCTGAATCGGGCCGTGAAAGGCATCATGTCGTCCTTCGATCCAGACTACATCATTGTCGAGACCACGGGCCTAGCCAACCCTTTCAACATGCTGGAAGAGATGGAGGAACTGACGGATCTGGTGCGTTTCGACAGCATTCTGACGGTGGTCGACGCGCCGAACGCGCAGCAAACCCTCGCCGAGCACCCCATCGCCATCGACCAGCTCCGGGCGGCGGATATCGTGATGCTCAACAAGCAGGACCTCGTCGATGCGGATCGGCTTGAAGCTGTCATCAAAATGGTGAAGGCGCACAACCCGCATGCGCCCGTGTTTCCCGCTGTAGGCGGCAAGCTCCATCCGGCCCTTGTGCTGGACGTCGATGATCGCCCGCACCGGGCTGTTGGCGGCAAAAGCCACGGGCTGCATCATATTTCGCACATGCATGAGGGGCTTTGGTGCAAAAGCATTCGGCTTGACCGCCCTTTTGAGCGTGAAAGGTTCCTTGAATCCGTGGACCGCCTTCCCGCATCCGTGTTCCGCGCCAAGGGCGTCATCGAGTTCACGGATTCCCCGCAAGCCCTGCTCTTTCAATATGTTGGTGGACGCTACGAGATTTCGCTCTTTCCCGAACAGTCCGACCCGGACCGCTTTCTGACCCTCATCGGCAAGGGCGGCGACCCTCAGAACGCGGCTGCCGCAATCCAGGCCCTGGACGCATCTTGA
- a CDS encoding DMT family transporter, whose translation MKPYLYALGAVLCWASLPAATGSGLEGLSVTELLFFSFVPAALYLTAQEMIISRRRAIPWPGLKLTALGMAGIFGYHALYYLALDHAPLVEGAILTTTWSFWIVVLSSILDKKRLSPPVLAVALAGLAGAGLVVSGGQSLQFEARYLPGYLMALGCGLIWSSFSVALSRLKPTRDYMPAFTVLAALFSTLVYAASVPQVLPPAGALFSALYLGLVPLGLSFTLWNRAVTAGNMTLIGYLSYLTPPLAVLLAALVRGAAVTPHAVIGMIVILAAAFVGRRMS comes from the coding sequence ATGAAACCCTATCTGTACGCCCTGGGCGCGGTGCTCTGCTGGGCCAGCCTGCCGGCGGCCACGGGCAGCGGCCTGGAGGGGCTTTCGGTCACGGAGCTGCTTTTCTTCAGCTTTGTTCCGGCAGCGCTGTACCTCACGGCGCAGGAAATGATCATTTCCCGGCGCCGGGCCATCCCCTGGCCGGGCCTGAAGCTCACCGCCCTGGGGATGGCCGGGATTTTTGGCTACCACGCCCTGTATTATCTGGCCCTCGACCACGCGCCCCTGGTGGAAGGGGCCATCCTGACCACGACCTGGTCCTTCTGGATCGTCGTCCTATCCTCCATTCTGGACAAAAAGCGATTGTCCCCGCCTGTGCTGGCCGTGGCCCTGGCCGGGCTCGCGGGCGCGGGGCTGGTCGTTTCCGGCGGACAGAGCCTGCAGTTTGAAGCCCGTTACCTGCCCGGCTATCTCATGGCCCTGGGTTGCGGACTGATCTGGAGCAGCTTTTCCGTGGCCCTGTCGCGCCTGAAGCCCACCCGCGACTACATGCCTGCCTTCACGGTCCTGGCCGCCCTTTTTTCGACCCTGGTCTACGCCGCAAGCGTTCCGCAGGTCCTGCCCCCGGCGGGGGCCCTGTTCTCGGCCCTGTATCTGGGCCTGGTGCCGCTGGGGCTGTCCTTCACCCTCTGGAACAGGGCCGTGACCGCCGGCAACATGACGCTCATCGGCTACCTGTCCTACCTGACCCCGCCCCTGGCCGTGCTGCTGGCCGCCCTGGTCCGGGGAGCCGCCGTGACTCCGCACGCCGTGATCGGCATGATCGTCATTCTCGCGGCGGCGTTTGTGGGTAGAAGAATGAGCTGA
- a CDS encoding MBL fold metallo-hydrolase: MSNDQSTFSRRNFFKGAAMGTLGGTILAMGAYSYSPWRKAFFSSAERKMVDIGVCKNIKVTNISETSWFSNADLMGDIKGAGGLLVNQYSYNWPPFADGTGLGKGSYESGIAKIKHLLPHDLEEAWAITEKLSVHPENAGGFACLIEVEEMDGTKHKYLLDSGWSYKWMDECFKREGIDEMLKNREIEALFISHEHFDHYWGVPVTYKYDPTITTYIPDGFYKEGLQYLKDAGHQGKVVTVKAGLQHVSSGFASYVFGVPIICRVYGEQSLYFNIKDVGLVSVTGCCHQGIIQFAEAAYKEIRYENDQLHGIYGGLHISPFEDWDPKYDDLVLSLGKYGFQKIGCNHCTGILCAKKFVEAGYPVVKGTARFGSKDAVYLGNGDKIGFGVDV, encoded by the coding sequence ATGAGCAACGATCAGAGCACGTTCAGCCGACGCAACTTCTTCAAAGGAGCCGCGATGGGGACGCTGGGCGGGACCATTCTCGCCATGGGTGCCTATTCGTACAGTCCGTGGCGCAAGGCCTTCTTCTCCAGCGCGGAGCGAAAGATGGTCGACATCGGGGTGTGCAAGAACATCAAGGTAACGAACATTTCCGAGACAAGCTGGTTCAGCAACGCCGACCTCATGGGCGACATCAAGGGCGCGGGCGGACTGTTGGTCAACCAGTACAGCTACAACTGGCCGCCTTTCGCCGACGGCACGGGCCTCGGTAAGGGCAGCTACGAGTCCGGTATCGCCAAGATAAAGCATCTCTTGCCCCACGATCTCGAAGAGGCTTGGGCTATCACCGAGAAGCTCTCGGTGCATCCCGAGAACGCCGGCGGTTTCGCCTGTCTCATTGAGGTCGAGGAAATGGACGGGACCAAGCACAAATACCTGCTCGACAGTGGTTGGTCCTACAAATGGATGGACGAATGTTTCAAGCGCGAGGGCATCGACGAGATGCTCAAGAACCGGGAAATCGAGGCCCTGTTCATCTCGCATGAGCATTTCGACCATTACTGGGGCGTTCCGGTCACGTACAAGTACGATCCGACCATCACCACCTACATTCCCGACGGCTTCTACAAGGAAGGCCTGCAGTACCTGAAGGACGCAGGGCACCAGGGCAAGGTGGTCACCGTCAAGGCCGGTCTTCAGCACGTCTCTTCGGGCTTCGCCTCGTACGTCTTCGGCGTTCCGATCATTTGCCGCGTCTACGGCGAGCAGTCCCTGTACTTCAACATCAAGGATGTCGGCCTAGTCAGCGTGACCGGGTGTTGCCACCAAGGTATCATCCAATTTGCGGAGGCCGCCTACAAGGAAATCCGGTACGAAAACGACCAGCTGCACGGGATTTACGGAGGCCTGCACATCTCGCCCTTTGAAGACTGGGACCCGAAGTACGATGATTTGGTCCTTTCCTTGGGTAAATACGGTTTCCAGAAAATCGGGTGCAACCATTGCACCGGCATCCTCTGCGCCAAGAAGTTCGTCGAGGCCGGATATCCGGTGGTCAAGGGGACGGCCCGCTTCGGCTCCAAGGACGCCGTTTATCTCGGCAACGGCGACAAGATCGGTTTTGGCGTAGACGTCTAA
- a CDS encoding FadR/GntR family transcriptional regulator: MMEDHGRLLSQLELVVLERGLQPGDKLPPERELAGQMLVSRNTLRGLLRSLEAQGLVTIKPGSGTFLRTRLAGIAHLHCSSHQAVADRIKAAFIFLPPIFSKALQTISEPQFKNLQACNIALSQAMCDGDPCRVWAEIALFLRVIAQETGNSFLVKTVEQMFSVEPSFVEHYFQTDRDILEDIFAGHVNILQALRERNAGRISALTGQYLLSICRALEAGNEFSVWDPVAHRAQEGDAYEQ; the protein is encoded by the coding sequence ATGATGGAAGACCATGGACGCCTGCTCAGTCAGCTTGAGCTGGTTGTTCTTGAAAGGGGATTGCAGCCTGGCGACAAGCTGCCACCCGAAAGAGAACTTGCCGGACAAATGCTCGTCAGCCGCAACACGCTGCGCGGTCTTTTGCGTTCTCTTGAAGCTCAGGGTCTGGTCACGATCAAGCCGGGCAGCGGCACGTTCCTGCGCACCAGGCTGGCCGGGATTGCCCACCTCCACTGCTCGTCGCACCAGGCCGTGGCCGATAGAATCAAGGCCGCGTTTATATTCCTGCCACCGATTTTCAGCAAAGCCCTGCAAACCATTTCCGAGCCGCAATTCAAAAATCTGCAGGCCTGTAACATCGCGCTCAGCCAGGCGATGTGCGACGGGGACCCGTGCCGGGTTTGGGCGGAGATCGCCCTTTTTCTGCGTGTCATCGCCCAGGAAACCGGCAATTCTTTTTTGGTCAAGACCGTGGAGCAGATGTTCAGCGTCGAGCCGTCTTTTGTGGAGCACTACTTCCAAACCGACCGCGATATCCTCGAGGATATCTTTGCCGGGCATGTCAACATCCTGCAGGCGTTGCGGGAGCGAAACGCTGGCAGGATCTCCGCGCTGACCGGACAATATCTTCTGAGCATCTGCCGGGCTCTGGAGGCGGGCAACGAATTTTCCGTCTGGGATCCCGTCGCGCACAGGGCACAGGAAGGGGATGCATATGAGCAGTGA